One segment of Castanea sativa cultivar Marrone di Chiusa Pesio chromosome 3, ASM4071231v1 DNA contains the following:
- the LOC142628456 gene encoding disease resistance protein RGA2-like, whose product MAEAVAVAVTGQILTGIAKKIGEMLGSNAFKEIGSIWAVKDEFQKLKGTLSTIDAVLKDAEKKQEQDMNHQLRDWLTKLRDAVYDADDLLADFVTEDLRRRAMGKMAKKVRTFKLAFSLRRKMAKKIKAMRERFDAIAKDRNNFQLVEQRPSETVTRDRDQTSSLIHEEEIFGREKDKEILVDLLLYSEVKENVSFLSIVGIGGMGKTTLARYVYNDRRVLDYFNLKMWVCVSDNFDVKKITNKIFESATGKKPENLEMDNLQIKLCEELNQKKYLLVLDDVWNEDEEKWSILKGILMSGSKGSKVVITTRTKLIANITSTISPYDLLGLSEKQSWSLFKQMAFRNGEETIKPNIEEIGMDIVRKCCGVPLAIKAIGRILYFKETEKEWLNIKNRVFTNVTQEENNSGILPILKLSYDYLPSHLKCCFAYCSLFPKDHEISKSKLINLWIAQGFIQSSNEKLHMEDVEDVATEYCKALLWRSFFQEAREDSFGDIISFKMHDLIHDLAQSISRVECTNIDSNIEDVNENVRHLSIISYEMFKKYLSSLFKAKKIRTLILTTKTFSSCQKSTLEILFCSLRCLRALDLHSLHIRTVPNSIEKLTYLKYLDLSWNDIEVFPSSITRLLNLQTLNLSYCTMLKELPGNIQNLFNLRNLELEGCNSLTHMPPGLGQLTSLQVLNKKLTCTGFPILNKLNNLRGELRIRIEVGVKDAASKAKAANLKDKQHLRKLELIWDSVWGNDVAGVCEDENLMEGLQPHRNLEMLKVESYQGGRFPSWLPSLTGLVILKISESKCQHLSPMYQLPNLRNLSLEEMDGLEYISDREITEEISASSTFFPSLESLNLLECPNLKGWWMRNTVGVATTSHQYQPHVSLPSFPRLLQLQITDCKNLTCMPLFPNLEELLQLRKSSCNPLQQTMNMKAISSVPSASNSSLPLSKLKYLSLFGIEDLEFLPEQGLHNLASLEKLHIEGCNRLKSLSLSLCMQHLTSLKEVDLFSDEDVQSAGVSLLQRLRISNVHLSLPEGIGILTALQNFKIRNCPNLKSLSEGIGNLTALQNLEIENCPNLISLPEGIGNLTALQKLEISSLPNLISLPEGIGSLTSLKGFEVSFCPNLTSLPSGMHRLSSLQALIIIDCPHLKERYHEGIGEMAHVPYFQYDNYVD is encoded by the coding sequence ATGGCTGAAGCAGTGGCTGTAGCAGTGACCGGACAAATCCTGACTGGCATTGCAAAGAAGATCGGCGAAATGTTGGGTTCTAATGCTTTCAAAGAGATTGGATCCATCTGGGCAGTCAAAGATGAGTTCCAAAAATTGAAGGGTACTCTTTCCACTATTGACGCTGTGCTTAAAGACGCAGAGAAGAAGCAGGAGCAGGACATGAACCATCAACTCAGGGACTGGCTCACAAAGCTCAGAGACGCAGTTTATGATGCGGATGACTTGCTGGCCGATTTCGTAACTGAAGATCTGCGGCGAAGGGCGATGGGGAAAATGGCAAAGAAGGTACGTACTTTCAAACTTGCTTTTAGTCTTAGACGTAAGAtggctaaaaaaataaaagcgaTGAGGGAGAGATTTGATGCAATAGCAAAAGATAGGAACAATTTCCAGTTGGTAGAACAACGTCCTTCAGAGACTGTGACTAGGGATAGGGACCAAACTTCCTCACTTATAcatgaagaagaaatttttgGGAGAGAAAAAGATAAGGAGATCCTCGTTGATCTACTATTGTACTCTGAAGTGAAAGAGAATGTCTCGTTTCTATCCATAGTGGGAATTGGAGGGATGGGGAAGACCACACTTGCTCGGTATGTATACAATGACAGGAGAGTATTGGATTATTTTAACTTGAAGATGTGGGTGTGTGTCTCTGATAACTttgatgtgaaaaaaataactaacaaGATATTTGAATCTGCCACTGGTAAGAAACCCGAAAACCTTGAAATGGATAATTTGCAAATTAAACTTTGCGAAGAACTCAACCAAAAGAAATACTTACTTGTGTTGGATGATGTGTGGAATGAGGATGAGGAAAAGTGGTCTATATTGAAAGGAATTTTGATGAGTGGCTCAAAGGGAAGTAAAGTTGTGATAACTACACGGACTAAATTGATTGCAAATATTACTAGCACAATCTCACCATACGATCTACTGGGCTTGTCAGAAAAGCAGTCTTGGTCTTTATTTAAGCAAATGGCATTTAGAAATGGCGAAGAGACGATTAAACCTAACATTGAAGAAATTGGAATGGACATTGTACGAAAATGTTGCGGAGTGCCTCTTGCTATAAAGGCGATAGGAAGAATATTATACTTTaaagagacagagaaagaaTGGTTAAATATCAAGAATAGAGTATTTACAAATGTAActcaagaagaaaataatagtgGTATTTTACCGATTCTAAAATTGAGCTACGATTATCTCCCATCACATTTAAAGTGTTGTTTTGCTTATTGTTCATTGTTTCCTAAAGATCATGAGATTTCAAAGTCGAAATTGATAAATCTATGGATTGCACAAGGATTTATCCAGTCATCAAACGAAAAGTTACATATGGAGGATGTGGAGGATGTTGCTACTGAGTATTGTAAGGCCCTACTTTGGAGGTCCTTCTTCCAAGAAGCTAGAGAAGATAGTTTTGGGGATATAATTAGTTTTAAAATGCATGATTTAATCCATGATCTTGCACAATCAATTTCAAGAGTTGAGTGCACAAATATTGATTCAAATATAGAAGATGTCAATGAGAATGTTCGTCACCTATCAATTATATCTTACGAGATGTTTAAGAAGTATTTAAGCTCATTATTCAAAGCAAAGAAGATACGTACGCTCATATTAACAACTAAGACATTTTCAAGTTGTCAAAAATCAACTCTTGAAATACTTTTTTGTAGTTTAAGATGTTTGCGTGCATTAGACCTACATAGCTTACACATTAGGACGGTGCCAAATTCTATAGAAAAGTTAACATATTTAAAATACCTTGATCTTTCTTGGAATGACATTGAAGTTTTCCCTAGTTCTATTACTAGGTTGTTGAATTTGCAAACATTAAACCTCAGTTATTGTACAATGCTTAAAGAACTACCGGGAAACATTCAAAATTTGTTCAACCTCCGGAATCTTGAGTTAGAAGGTTGTAACAGTTTGACTCACATGCCACCTGGATTAGGGCAGTTGACTTCTCTTCAAGTGTTAAACAAGAAACTTACTTGCACTGGTTTTCCGATATTGAACAAGCTAAATAACTTGAGAGGAGAACTAAGAATTAGAATTGAGGTAGGGGTGAAAGATGCCGCCTCTAAAGCCAAGGCTGCGAATTTGAAGGACAAGCAGCATCTtagaaaattggaattaatatggGATTCTGTGTGGGGTAACGACGTCGCAGGTGTTTGTGAAGATGAAAATTTAATGGAAGGCCTCCAGCCACACCGGAATTTAGAAATGTTGAAGGTGGAAAGCTACCAAGGTGGGAGATTTCCGAGTTGGCTTCCTTCGCTGACTGGTCTTGTGATATTAAAAATATCAGAATCGAAGTGCCAACATCTATCACCAATGTATCAACTCCCAAATCTCCGAAATCTATCATTAGAAGAAATGGATGGTCTGGAATACATATCAGACCGAGAAATCACTGAAGAGATCTCTGCTTCATCAACATTTTTCCCATCCCTAGAGTCACTCAATTTGCTGGAATGCCCTAATCTAAAGGGATGGTGGATGAGGAATACAGTGGGTGTGGCAACAACAAGTCATCAATACCAGCCGCATGTATCATTGCCTTCTTTTCCTCGTCTTTTACAGTTGCAAATTACTGATTGCAAAAACCTGACTTGCATGCCGTTGTTTCCAAATCTTGAAGAACTGCTACAACTGAGAAAATCCAGTTGCAATCCATTGCAACAAACAATGAATATGAAAGCAATCTCTTCGGTTCCCTCTGCTTCGAACTCCTCCCTTCCTCTCTCCAAATTGAAGTATCTATCTTTGTTTGGGATTGAGGATTTAGAGTTTCTGCCAGAGCAGGGGTTGCACAACCTGGCTTCTCTCGAGAAGCTACATATAGAAGGATGCAATAGACTAaaatctctatctctatctctatgcATGCAACATCTCACCTCCCTCAAGGAGGTTGATCTGTTCAGCGATGAAGACGTACAATCTGCTGGTGTCAGCCTTCTGCAACGCCTCAGAATTTCAAATGTTCACCTCTCACTTCCCGAAGGGATCGGTATCCTTACAGCActtcaaaactttaaaattaggAATTGCCCCAATCTCAAATCACTTTCCGAAGGTATTGGTAACCTTACAGCACTTCAAAACCTTGAAATTGAGAATTGCCCCAATCTCATATCACTTCCCGAAGGGATCGGTAACCTTACTGCACTTCAGAAACTTGAAATTTCGTCTTTGCCCAATCTGATATCACTCCCTGAAGGGATTGG